Genomic segment of Arthrobacter antioxidans:
GGGCACACTGATCGCTAACACGATGGACACGATGTGCGAGGGGAGGAACAAAGCGTCCTGGCCGAAGTTCAGCCATACAGCTCCGGAGAGGACCGCCAAGATCAAAGGCAGCCAAGCAGGTATCGCTAGCGATTTTCGCGGAGTCAATGGCATGGCTAACTGTCGCACGCGACTGTAGGTTGCGCTGACTGCCGCCGTCCGCAAGCCGGTCGTTTTCCGTACTTACTAGGCGCTCGAGGTTCTGTCGGCGCCGGCGCATGGGGAAGGGGCGTTTACCCGGGACGATGAAAACGGGCGCAGAGGCACCATAAGTGGAACGTCGATCCTGGCTAGCTGCCCGCCGGGGTGTCTCGAAAATTTACAGTTCTAAGAGGCAATGGATCGTTGCCGTCGTGCCTCAGGAAGTTCCCTGGAAATCCGGGACTCTTCATGTCTCGGAAAGTCGTCTCGTCGTAGAGTGTCTCAGCAGTCGTGTCGCCGGACGTTATGCGACGCGGCACCTACGTCAGCGACCTGGACCGGAATTGAGCTGGACCCGGTTCCAGCCTTTGTTTTTGGGCCGGGATCAGGCTGCACGATCCGCGGCTCGGCGCTGTCCGCCCGCCGAGCGGCGCACACCGCTCGGCGCTGTCCGCCCGCCGAGCGGCGCACACCGCCAGGCGCCGACGCTCTCATCGACATTGGAGAGCAACAGGCGCATCCACAATCCTGCAGAGACAGCATCGGTGCAGGACGAGGTCCACCTGACGCGAGCCGACCAGGGGGCAATTGGAAAGTCCCCGGACACACAGGAGGGGGAGGCGCCGATGCGCGTCCCCCTCCCGAGCATCAAGGAATCAGGTCACATCGTCAGACGGTGGCCTTGTCGGTGCCGGCGGGGGAGACGACCTCCGCGGTGGGCTCCATGTTCTCGGCGTCGACCATCCACGCGTACTGCTCGAGCTTGGCGATGAAGCCGTGCAGCAGGTCCGCGGTAGTGGGGTCCTCCTCGTCGATCTGGTCGTGGACGTCGCGCATGGTCGTGACGGTTGCGTTCAGCATTCGGACCACGAGGCCCACGGTGTCCTTGGTCGAGACGAGGCCTGCCGGGAACGGATCGATCTTGGTGCCCTCGGCCACGGCCACGCTGCGGCCGTCGGGCACGGCGTGCAGCGCGCGCATCCGCTCCGCCATCTCGTCCGCGAACAGGCGGGCGTCCTCGATGATCTCGTCCAGCTGCAGGTGGAGGTCACGGAAGTTCTTGCCGACGACGTTCCAGTGGGCCTGCTTGCCCTGCAGGTGCAGTTCGATGAGGTCGACGAGGACGGCCTGCATGTTGTCTGTGAGGGTGGGTGATGCCTTCATGGATCCTCCAGTGCTAGAGAGATTTTCTCCTCCCGGCCGGGCGCCGGAGGCGCTGATTCCCGCCGGAGGGACTCCTTTCACCCTAGCCCTGCGCGTTGGTCAATTCCAGCCGATCTGCCTACGCTAAGGGGACTTACGGTTTCGTCGTGTCGTATGCCCTGCGACGGTGTGCGGGCGGCGCCGGAGTCCGACCAAGGAGGAACCGTTTTGGCTTCAGTGCAGGAATCCATCGACGTATCAGTACCGGTCAGCACCGCCTACAACCAGTGGACGCAGTTCGAGAGCTTCCCCCAGTTCATGGGCGGCGTGGATTCGATCACGCAGACCTCGGACACCTCCACCCACTGGGTGACGAGCATCGGGGGAGTGCATCGCGAGTTCGATGCCGAGATCACCGAGCAGCACCCCGACGAGCGGGTGGCCTGGAAGAGCACCGACGGCGAATCCCATGCCGGCGTGGTCACCTTCCACCGCCTGGACGAGAACACCACGCGGCTCATGGTGCAGATCGACTGGCACCCGGAGACGTTCATCGAGAAGGTCGGGGCCGTCGTCAACGCCGATGCCTCCCAGGTGAAGGGCGACCTCAAGCGCTTCAAGGCGTTCATCGAGAAGAGCGGCGGCGAGACGGGTGCCTGGCGCGGTGACGTCGCGGCACCGTCCTCGGGTGTCACGTCCGAGGCGGAGCCGGCCAACAGCGTCCTGCCGGACACCTCGGCGGACGATCCCGAGTCGGGCGGCCCGCGCGTCGGCTGACCCGGTCCGTGTGGGGGAGGCGGATCCCTTCGGGGGTCCGCCTCCTGCACGTCCTAGGGGATGTCCCCCACCGCGATGGACGCGATCGCGTCGGTGGCCTGCCGTGACAGTTCCGGTGAGAGGGGTGAACTCTTCGCCGCGCCCGCGGCTCCGGTCTGGCCCTCCTCGCTGACGGCGTAGGTGCCGAACGCGCGCACGACGGCGGCGGTCGCCTCGTTCTCGTACTGCGAGCAGTACACGTGGTAGGACACCAGGACCAGCGGGTAGACCCCGGGTTCGCTGGTTCTCCGGTCGAGGTCCAGGGCGATGTCGTGGTCCTTGCGTCCGGGGACACGGCCCGCGAGATCGACGGCGGCTGCCGCGGCCTCCGAGCTCACCTCCACGTACTCCCCGCCGACCTTCAGTGCCACCCGTCCGAGGGGACCACCGACGGCGGAATCGTCGGCGTACGTCACGGCGCCCACGGTGGAGGCCACGGTGCTGACCACGCCTGCGTTGCCCTTGGCGTTCTCGTTGGCCAGGCCCGACGGCCATGTCCCATCGGCTTCCTCGGTCCAGATCTCGGGTACCACGGCGTGGAGGTAGTCGGTGAAGTTCTCGGTGGTGCCCGAGTCATCGGAGCGGCTCACGGTCGCGATGGGCAGCGCAGGGAGGTCGACGTCGTTCTGCGCGGCGATCGCGGGATCGTCCCATGAGGTGATCTCGCCGCGGAAGATCCGGGCCACGGTGGCGGCGTCGAGGTTCAGTGCCCGGATCCCGGGCAGGTTGAACGCCACGCTGATCGGTGAGACGTAGGCCGGGATGTTGAAGGCGCCGTCCGGTCCGCACGCCTCGGTGGACTCGACGAGTTCCTCGTCGCTCAGGTAGGCGTCCGACCCGGCGAAGCCCACGGCGCCGGCGAGCAGCGCACCGCGTCCCGCACCGGAACCATCGGGCGAGTACTGAACCTGGGCGCGGGGGTACAGGGTGGAGAACCCCGTGCGCCACGCGTCCATGGCCGGCCCCTGGGCGGAGGATCCGGAAGCCGTGACCGCGCCCAGGAGGCTCGTGTCGCCGCTCCTGGCCGCCGCTTCCTGCTCCGGCCCCAGCGGGTAGTCGGATCCACAGGCGGTCAGGCCGAGGGTGACGGCGAACATCAGGGGCAGGGTGGCACGAATTCTCACCCCGGCCACGTTACAGGTGGCCCTCCGGTGAACCCAAGGTGGACAGCAGGTGGACGGCGCGTCAGTGGTCGGGTCGGATCAGGCGTGGCCCAGGCGGTAGCCGTCCCCCCGGTGGACGAGCCGACGGCCGCCGCCGTCGTTCAGCAGGATCCACACCACGGAGGCATCATCGGTCCTCATGTCCAGGACGCCGTGGAGCTGGGGCCCCGTGGTGTGGTGGAGGGTGACGTGCTGGCCGCGCCTGAAGCCCGACCAGTCCTGGACCTCGGCATCGGGGGCTGGGGGGAGAGCGTTCATGGTGGGCCTTTCGGGAGGTTCCGGGACTCCCACGCTAGCCACGCTTCCTGAACGGCGTGTGAATGCCCGCTGAAGGTTGATGCCGTTCTGGTTCCGCAGATGGTCACAGGGTCCGCCAGTCCCCGCTCGTCAGGTGCGATCCCGCCTGGGGTCCCATGAGGAGCATGCCGCCGTCGACCACGAACGAGGCCCCGTTCACGTAGCTGGAGGCACCGGAGGCGAGGAAGGCCACGACGTCGGCGATCTCCTCGGGCGCACCGGGGCGGCCGAGGGGGATGCCCGGACGGTCCATGGTGCGTGGGTCCTGCTCCTCGGAGTTGTTCATGGGCGTGTTGATCTCGCCGGGCAGCACGGCGTTGGCGGTGATACCCCGGTCCGCCAGTTCGAGGGCGATGGTCCGGATGAGGCCGCCGAGGCCGTGCTTGGAGGCGTCGTATGCCGCCGAGCCCACGCGGGGCTGTTCCTGGTGCACGCTGGTGACGGCGATGATGCGTCCGCCCCGGCCGCCGTCGATCATGTGCCGTGCCGCACGCTGGAGGCAGACGAACGCGCCGTCGAGGTTCGCCCCCATGGTGCCGCGCCACGTGTCCCAGTCCGTCTCCATGAACATGGTGCCGCCGTTGACGCCGGCATTGTTGACGAAGACGTCGAGGCCGCCGAGCTCGTGGGCGAGCCGGTCCACGACGTCGCCGCACGCGGGTGCATCCGTGGTGTCGAGCTGCGCGACCGCCGCCCGCACGCCCTTCTCCCGGACGAGCCGCGCGGTTTCCTCGGCTCCCTCCCGGTCGGAGTGCCAGGTGACGCCGACGTCGCAGCCCGCCGCGGCGAGGGCGAGGGCCGTTGCGCGGCCGATGCCGGAATCGGAACCGGTGACGATTGCTTTGCTCGGTGTGAAGTCCATGCCCCCATCCTTCGCACCCGGCCGCGCTGCATGCAAGGGGAACCCGGGGATCGACGCCGGGTACCCCCGGACAAGTGTCCGGGGGTACCCGGGTGGGTGGTCCTATGCGTCGACGGCGCCCTGGGGGGCCGCACCGGAAGCGGACGACTGCACCGGCTCGGCGGATTCTCCGCTGATCACCTCGATCTTGCGGGGCCGCGCACGCTCGATGACGGGGATCGTCACGCTGAGCACGCCGTTCTCGTAGCGGGCGGCGATGCCTTCCGTGTCGACGCCCTGGCCGAGGTTGAGCTGGCGCAGGAACGAACCGCTCTCGCGCTCGCGGGTCAGCCACTTGACACCCTCGGCACTGCGCAGCGTGCGCTCGGCGCGGATGGTGAGGAGCTGGCCGTCGACATCGATGTCGACGGATCCCGGGTCGATGCCCGGAAGATCCGCGGAGAGGACGTAGTGGTCCTTCTCGCGGTAGAGGTCCATCGGCATGAGGCGCAGCCCGGGGCGGCCCTCCAACAGGGCGCCGGTCACGCGGTCCAGTTCACGGAACGGGTCGAATTTCATGGCCACGGGAAACAACTCCTTTACTGATGCCACCGGCAGGTGGTTGGGTCGTCGAGAGTTGAGCGCCCTCCGCTCAACTACGGAAAATATTAGCACTCGAACATGGCGAGTGCTAAGGAGTGATGTTCGCCCAGGACGAAATCCCCGGGACACAGAAAAGGCCCGTACCGACGGAGCGGTACGGGCCTTCCCGGTGGTGCTGTCTCCAGCAGATCCTCGTGCCTGCGCGGGGCCTTGATCCCCGGGCCTTCCGCGTGTGAAGCGGATGCTCTACCAGACTGAGCTACACAGGCAATTGGTTCTCCCATAGCTTAGGCCATCCGGGCGCCGCGCCAAATTCTCCCGGTACAGCAGCGCGGGGCACGGCGGCGTCCGGCCTCCTGCCGGGAACCGTGCTGGTCATCGCTGTGCTGCCTCAGTAGCCTGAAGGAAAGCCTGCTGAGCGTTCCAGGCGCCTGCCGGGCACCACCCCACGAAGGGACAGCACCATGGACAACCAGGACATCCTGCAGCGCATCCAGACACTCGTCCAGGAGGAGCACGATCTCCGGGAGCAGCCCCAGGATGCCGGCGCCGGGGCGGAGCAGCAGGACCACGCCGCCCGCCTCAAGCGCGTCGAGGAGGATCTCGACCAGTGCTGGGACCTGCTGCGCCAGCGTCGCGCGAAGGCCGACGCCGGAGAGGACCCGGCCGACGCCGACGCCCGTCCCGTCAACCAGGTGGAGGGGTACCGCCAGTAATGGCCCTGCCCCTCGTGCTGTTCGACGTCAACGGGACCCTCTCGGACCTGGGGCGGATGTCGCAGCACTTCGAGGAGCTCGGAGCTCCTCCGCAGCTGGCCGCGCTGTGGTTCACCTCGGTGCTGCGGGACGGCTTCGCCCTCACGGCCGCCGGGCGGAACGCGCCCTTCGGCGAGATCGCCGAGGACGCCCTCCGCACGGTCCTCACGGGGCAGGCGCTCAATCGGGACATCGATGACGCGCTCGCGCACGTGATGACGAGCCTGCAGGAACTGCCCGTCCACCCGGACGTCGTCGAGGGTTTCCGGGCCCTGACCGGTCGGGGCTTCGAGCTGGCAGCGCTCACCAACGGAGCCGCCGCGACCGCGGAGGCCCTCCTCGAGCGGGCGGGTGCCCGCGACGCCGTAGGCGCCGTCCTGTCCGTCGAGGACGCGCCGCGGTGGAAGCCCGCCCAGGAGTCCTATGCCTACGCCCTCCGGGCGGTACAGCGGGAGGCGGACGACGTGGTGCTCGTCGCGGTCCACCCGTGGGACATCGACGGGGCCGCGCGTGCGGGGCTCCGTACGGTGTGGCTCAACCGCGCCGGGGCGCCGTACCCGATGGTCATGACGCGCCCGGACCACGAGGTGTCGACGATCGCCGAGCTGCCGGACCTCCTCGTCCGGGGCTGACGCCCAGCCGGCGGACCTGCTGCGGCAGGCGAGGCTCCTCCCGCGCCGGTGCATCAAGAAAGCATAAAGACGCCGTGTCCGCGGCAGGTCGTCGGGTTGAATGAGCGTCTGGCGCGGACGGTCCGCGCCGTTCGCACCGTCCCGGAGGTCGAGGGCATCCCCGTCATGTCACGCACCGCACCACTCCGGGAGTTCCGCCGTTCCACGGCAGCAGGTCTCCGCCGTTCCACGGCAGCGGGCCTGCGCCGGTCCGCGCACGCCGTCGCGGTCCGGCTGGAGCGGCTCGGTCCTCGCCACCCGGCCCAGGTGATCGTGCTCGGATTCGGAGCGGCGATCCTCGTCGGAACGGTGCTGCTGATGCTCCCGAGCTCGAAGGTGGGAGAGGGCGGCGCCACGTTCCTCGAGGCGCTCTTCACGGCCACCTCCGCCGTCTGCGTCACGGGCCTGATCGTGGTCGACACGCCGGTCTACTGGACCGGAGCCGGCCAGGTGATCATCCTGGGGCTGATCCAGGTCGGGGGCTTCGGCATCATGGCTTTCGCCTCCCTCCTGGGCGTCCTGCTGGCCCGCCGGATGGGTCTCCGCTCGCGGATCTCGGCGGCGGCGGAGACCAAGAGCGTCGGCTTCGGCGATGTCCGCAGCGTCCTCCTGGGTGTCCTGCGGATCACGCTGGTCGTCGAGACCGTGACGGCGGTGCTGCTCGCTGCGCGCTTCGGGCTGCACTACGGCCACAACCTCGGTGAGGCGGTGTGGCTCGGGATCTTCCACGCGGTGTCGGCCTTCAACAACGCCGGGTTCGCGCTGTTCAGCGACAGCCTGATCGGGTTCGCGGGCGACCCGTGGATCTGCCTGCCGATCTGCGCAGCCGTCATCGTCGGCGGACTGGGTTTCCCGGTCCTCTTCGAACTCCGACGCCACTTCCGGTATCCCCGCAAGTGGCACATGACCACCAAGCTCGTCCTGAGCGGCACGGTGATCCTGCTCGTCCTGGGTACGGTCTTCATCACCCTCGTCGAGTGGTCCAACCCGGCGACCCTCGGTGCCCTACGGCCGCAGGAGAGGATCCTCGCCGGATTCTTCCAGTCCACGATGACCCGGACGGCCGGCTTCAACAGCGTCGACTTCGCGCAGCTGGATCCGGTCACCCTCCTGGTCATGGACGTGCTGATGTTCATCGGCGGTGGTCCCGCCGGAACGGCCGGCGGCCTGAAGATCACCACGTTCGGCGTGCTGTTCTTCATCCTCTACACCGAGATCAGGGGCGGCACCGCCGTCAACGTCTTCGGCAAGCGTCTGCCCCGCTCCGTCCACCGGCAGGCCATCTCGATCGTCCTGCTCGCCGTCGGCCTCGTCACCACCGCGACGATGTTCCTCATGCTCACCACCGACTTCGGCCTCGACCGGATCCTCTTCGAGGTCGTCTCCGCCTTCGCGACGGTCGGCCTCTCCACGGGCATCACGGCCGGCATCCCGCCCGCGGGCCAGGTGGTCCTGATCCTCGTGATGTTCGCCGGACGCCTGGGCCCGGTCACCCTCGCCACGGCGCTGGCCCTCCGCTCCAAACCCCTCTACTACGAATACCCGAAGGAAAGGCCCCTCATTGGCTAGGCAACGCATGTTCTCCTCCAGGCCCGCCGATGCGATCGCAGCCGTGGATTCCGTCGCCGTCATCGGCCTCGGCCGGTTCGGCGGTGCCCTGGCCCTCGAACTCGAGGACGCCGGGACCGAGGTGCTCGGGATCGACGACGACGAGGACGTCGTCCAGTCCTACAACGGCCGGCTCACGCACGTGGTGCGCGCCGATACCACGAAGGAGGAGGCCCTGCGCCAGCTGTCCCTACCCGACTTCGACCGGGTGGTGGTGGGGATCGGCAGCGACCTCGAGGCGAGCATCCTGACGACGTCGATCCTCCTGCGCTTCGAGCGGCCGACCATCTGGGCGAAGGCCGTCAGCGAGCCCCACGCACAGATCCTGTCGCAGCTCGGGGTGGAGCGGGTGATCCGTCCCGAGCAGGACATGGGCCGGCGCGTCGCACACCTCGTCCGAGGCACCATGCTCGACTACGTGGAGTTCGAGGACAACTTCGCCATGGTGAAGACCCGGCCGCCGCGGGAGTACTGGGACCGCGAGCTCGGCACCACGGGGATCCGCGCCCGGCACGGCGTGACGGTGGTCGCCGTGAAGCGGCGCGGAGGCACCTGGGACTACACGACGGCCGCGACCACGCTGTACGACGACGACGAGATCATCGTGGCAGGGCCGACGGACAAGGCCGAGCACTTCAGCTCCCTCGTCTGAGCGGCCGGCGCAAGGCCCATGATGCGGCGTCCTTTTTCACGGTCCGTGCCCGCCTCGCGCTACGCTGGTCATCTTGGTGAGCCGGGAAGTCTGGTCGGCGCTCATACGAGCGAGCCCGATCCTAGGAACTCATGACCTCCCATCACGCACCGTCCGGTCCGCCCGGAACGCCCCACGGCGCAACGGTCTTCGGCCGCAGCAGCTACCCCGAACACCTGCGCATCTCCGGCATCCTGCGCAAGGAGACCGTCGGCGGAGGGCTCCTCCTCCTCGCCACGGTCCTGGCGCTCGTCCTCGCCAACACCGCCGCGGCGGACACATACTTCGCCGTCCGTGACTTCCGGTTCGGCTACGAGCCCTGGCACCTCGAGCTGAGCGTCGGTGCCTGGGCCGCGGACGGCCTGCTCGCCATCTTCTTCTTCCTCGCGGGGCTCGAGCTCAAACGCGAGTTCGTCGCCGGTGACCTGCGCAAGTTCGACCGTGCGATCGTGCCCGTCGCCGCGGCGATCGGCGGGGTCGTCGTGCCCGCCCTGGTGTACGTCGCGATCACGCTGAGTGCGGGCCCCGAGGCACTGCGCGGCTGGGCCATCCCGACGGCGACGGACATCGCCTTCGCCGTGGCCGTCCTCGCCGTCGTCGGCTCCTCGCTCCCGAGCTCGCTGCGCATCTTCCTGCTGACGCTCGCCGTGGTGGACGACCTCCTGGCCATCAGCATCATCGCGTTCTTCTACTCGGAGGACATCTCCGTACCGCCCCTGCTGATCGCGATCCTCCCGCTGGCGGCCTACGCCTTCCTCGCGCAGCGCTTCCCCACCTTCTTCCAGCGTCGAACCTGGGCCCCGTGGCTGATCCTGCTCCCGCTCGGGTTCGTGGTGTGGGCCCTGGTCCACGAATCGGGGGTACACGCCACCGTCGCCGGTGTCCTGCTCGGCTTCGCGATCCCCGTCCTCCCGCGCGGCGTGAAGGCATCCGACCTCGACGACCCGGCACAGCCCGTCGACACCGAGCCGGCGGACGGACCCGGCAAGGCGCACGACGTGCAGCCGGACGGCCTGGCCGACACCCTCGAGCACCGCATCCGCCCGCTGTCCGCGGGCTTCGCCGTACCCGTCTTCGCCTTCTTCTCCGCCGGGGTGGCCATCGGCGGCCTCGAGGGACTCGTGAGCGCCATCACCGATCCCATCGCCGTCGGCATCATGGTGGCGCTCGTCATCGGCAAGCCCGTGGGCATCCTGCTGGCCACCCTCGCCGTCACGAAGACCACCAGGGCGAGCCTGGACCCCGACCTCTCCTGGGTGGACATCGTCGGCGTCGCCCTGCTGGCGGGCGTCGGCTTCACGGTGTCGCTGCTCATCAGCGAACTCGGCTTCGGCCAGGGCACGCCGGAGGACGACCACGCGAAGGTCGCCATCCTCGCCGGCTCCCTGATCGCCGCGCTCGCCGCCGCCGTGCTGCTGCGCCGACGGAACAAGCGGTACCGCGAGATCGCGGAACAGGAGACGATCGACGCCGACAACGACGGCGTCCCCGACGTCTTCGAGCAGCGCTAGGTCAGGCGTTCGCGCGCCGCCACAGCCAGGACAGCGTCAGGGCGCCGGCACTGCGGCGGAAGCCGCTCTGCCCGGACACGACCTCGAGCACGGCCCAGACGGCCAGGCACACGGCGCCGGCCCGGCGCAGGCGCTCGCGGTTCTGCTCGTCGAGCGCCAGGAACGAGGCCGCGCCGAGCACCGCCCACCCCAGGATCGGCGCGTTCGGCTTCTGGGCGACCGTCTGGCGGCCGAGGCTGTCGGTGAAGAAACCCATCACGCACCCTTCTTCCTGGAGGAGCCGGATTCCTTGGCGGACCCGGCCTTCTTCTTCTCGCGGTTCTTCTCGACGCTGCGCCGCAGGGCTTCCATGAGGTCCAGCACGTTGTCGCCGTCGTCCTCGTCCCGGGTGCCGCCGAAAGTCTCCTCGGTGTCGAGGGTGTCGCCCTTCTCGATCTTCGCGTCGATCAGGGTGCGCAGCTGCACCTGGTACTCGTCGGTGAAGTTCTCCGGGTCGAAGTCGGTGGAGAAGGAGTCCACAAGGGCCGCCGACATCTCCTTCTCCTTGGCCGAGATCCGCACCTTCTCCTCGAGGGACGGGAAGGACGCCTCCCGCACCTCGTCGTCCCACAGGAGCGTCTGGAGCATCAGGACGTCGCCCCGCACGCGCAGGGCGGCGAGGCGGCTCTTCTGGCGGAGGGAGAACTGCACGATGGCGGTGCGGTCCGTCTCCTCGAGCGTGCGGCGCAGCAGGACGTAGGCCTTGGTCGAGGTGCTGTCCGGCTCCAGGAAGTATGCGCGGTCGAGCATGATGGGATCGATCTGGTCGCTCGGGACGAACTCGACCACCTCGATCTCCCGGCTCCTCTCGACCGGCAGGGCGGAGAGGTCCTCGTCCGTCAGCACCACGGTGTGCTCGCCGTCGTCGAACGCCTTGTCGATGTGCTTGAAGTCCACCACCTCGCCGCACACCTCGCACCGCCGCTGGTAGCGGATGCGGCCGCCGTCCTTGTCATGCACCTGGTGCAGGGAGATGTCATGATCCTCCGTAGCGCTGTAGACCTTGACCGGCACGTTCACCAGGCCGAACGCGACGGCACCCTTCCAGATGGCTCTCATGGGTCCAGTGAACACCAAGCAGGCTTACCGGGCCAGACCATGCCCGCTGTCCACCCCTAGACTTGGGGGGTGACTTCCGAGACCGTAGAGCCCATCGTCAGCAAGACCACCAGCGACGACGGCGGGACCGTGCTGCGCCTGGAGTTCCAGTTCGCGTTCCCGCCGACCGTGCTGTGGAAGCACCTCACGGAGGTCGAGAAGCTGAAGTACTGGTTCCCGTGCGAGATGGAGTTCGAGCCCCGCAAGGACGAGGAGATCCTGTTCCGCTTCGCCGACCAGAAGCCCCTGCGCGGGACGGTGCTGGAGGCCGAGCGGCCGTCGGTGCTCGCCTACACCTGGGAACGGGATACCCTCCGCTGGGAGCTCGCGCGGACCGCGGAGAACGGCACGCAGCTGGTGCTGTTCCTGACCCCGGGCAGCCCCCGCCACTCGGCCACCATGGCAGCCGGCTGGCACCTGACCATCGCCGGTCTCGACGACTTCCTGAACAAGCGCAGCCTCGGCCAGGACCCCGCGGTATGGGACACCTACGTGGCCCGGTACCGCCGGCAGTTCGGGGACTGAGCCCCCGCAGGGACCCTCCGGGGCTGCTCCGCCGATTGGGACTGGAATACCGCGGGCATCCGGTCAAGACTGGGGGAATGGCCCCTCCCCGCTCCGCAGGGCAGCAGACCGTCACCGTCGAGGGGCGCACGCTGCGCCTCTCCAGCCTGGACAAGGTGCTGTATCCCGCCACCGGCACCACCAAGGCCGAGGTCCTCGCCTACTACGCGGCCGTGGCACCGCACCTGATCCGCCATGCAGCGCACCGCCCGGTGACACGCAAGCGCTGGGTGCACGGGGTCGGCACGCCCGAGGAGCCGGGCCAGGTGTTCTTCCAGAAGAACATCGACGACAACGCCCCCGCCTGGGTCCCGCGGAACACGATCAAGCACAGGGACCACGCCAACGTCTACCCGATGGTCGACGACCTCGCCACGCTCACCTGGCTGGGGCAGATCGCCGCGCTCGAACTCCACGTACCCCAGTGGCGCTTCGCGGCGGACGGCACCCCGGCGAACCCCGACCGCCTCGTCCTGGACCTCGACCCCGGCGACGGTGCAGGACTGGCCGAGTGCGCCGTCGTCGCCCGGCTCGCCCGGCCGATCCTGCAGGGCATGGGGCTCGAG
This window contains:
- a CDS encoding Dps family protein, translated to MKASPTLTDNMQAVLVDLIELHLQGKQAHWNVVGKNFRDLHLQLDEIIEDARLFADEMAERMRALHAVPDGRSVAVAEGTKIDPFPAGLVSTKDTVGLVVRMLNATVTTMRDVHDQIDEEDPTTADLLHGFIAKLEQYAWMVDAENMEPTAEVVSPAGTDKATV
- a CDS encoding SRPBCC family protein, which produces MQESIDVSVPVSTAYNQWTQFESFPQFMGGVDSITQTSDTSTHWVTSIGGVHREFDAEITEQHPDERVAWKSTDGESHAGVVTFHRLDENTTRLMVQIDWHPETFIEKVGAVVNADASQVKGDLKRFKAFIEKSGGETGAWRGDVAAPSSGVTSEAEPANSVLPDTSADDPESGGPRVG
- the pstS gene encoding phosphate ABC transporter substrate-binding protein PstS produces the protein MRIRATLPLMFAVTLGLTACGSDYPLGPEQEAAARSGDTSLLGAVTASGSSAQGPAMDAWRTGFSTLYPRAQVQYSPDGSGAGRGALLAGAVGFAGSDAYLSDEELVESTEACGPDGAFNIPAYVSPISVAFNLPGIRALNLDAATVARIFRGEITSWDDPAIAAQNDVDLPALPIATVSRSDDSGTTENFTDYLHAVVPEIWTEEADGTWPSGLANENAKGNAGVVSTVASTVGAVTYADDSAVGGPLGRVALKVGGEYVEVSSEAAAAAVDLAGRVPGRKDHDIALDLDRRTSEPGVYPLVLVSYHVYCSQYENEATAAVVRAFGTYAVSEEGQTGAAGAAKSSPLSPELSRQATDAIASIAVGDIP
- a CDS encoding SDR family oxidoreductase; this encodes MDFTPSKAIVTGSDSGIGRATALALAAAGCDVGVTWHSDREGAEETARLVREKGVRAAVAQLDTTDAPACGDVVDRLAHELGGLDVFVNNAGVNGGTMFMETDWDTWRGTMGANLDGAFVCLQRAARHMIDGGRGGRIIAVTSVHQEQPRVGSAAYDASKHGLGGLIRTIALELADRGITANAVLPGEINTPMNNSEEQDPRTMDRPGIPLGRPGAPEEIADVVAFLASGASSYVNGASFVVDGGMLLMGPQAGSHLTSGDWRTL
- a CDS encoding Hsp20/alpha crystallin family protein is translated as MKFDPFRELDRVTGALLEGRPGLRLMPMDLYREKDHYVLSADLPGIDPGSVDIDVDGQLLTIRAERTLRSAEGVKWLTRERESGSFLRQLNLGQGVDTEGIAARYENGVLSVTIPVIERARPRKIEVISGESAEPVQSSASGAAPQGAVDA
- a CDS encoding DUF2630 family protein → MDNQDILQRIQTLVQEEHDLREQPQDAGAGAEQQDHAARLKRVEEDLDQCWDLLRQRRAKADAGEDPADADARPVNQVEGYRQ
- a CDS encoding haloacid dehalogenase type II codes for the protein MALPLVLFDVNGTLSDLGRMSQHFEELGAPPQLAALWFTSVLRDGFALTAAGRNAPFGEIAEDALRTVLTGQALNRDIDDALAHVMTSLQELPVHPDVVEGFRALTGRGFELAALTNGAAATAEALLERAGARDAVGAVLSVEDAPRWKPAQESYAYALRAVQREADDVVLVAVHPWDIDGAARAGLRTVWLNRAGAPYPMVMTRPDHEVSTIAELPDLLVRG
- a CDS encoding TrkH family potassium uptake protein; its protein translation is MNERLARTVRAVRTVPEVEGIPVMSRTAPLREFRRSTAAGLRRSTAAGLRRSAHAVAVRLERLGPRHPAQVIVLGFGAAILVGTVLLMLPSSKVGEGGATFLEALFTATSAVCVTGLIVVDTPVYWTGAGQVIILGLIQVGGFGIMAFASLLGVLLARRMGLRSRISAAAETKSVGFGDVRSVLLGVLRITLVVETVTAVLLAARFGLHYGHNLGEAVWLGIFHAVSAFNNAGFALFSDSLIGFAGDPWICLPICAAVIVGGLGFPVLFELRRHFRYPRKWHMTTKLVLSGTVILLVLGTVFITLVEWSNPATLGALRPQERILAGFFQSTMTRTAGFNSVDFAQLDPVTLLVMDVLMFIGGGPAGTAGGLKITTFGVLFFILYTEIRGGTAVNVFGKRLPRSVHRQAISIVLLAVGLVTTATMFLMLTTDFGLDRILFEVVSAFATVGLSTGITAGIPPAGQVVLILVMFAGRLGPVTLATALALRSKPLYYEYPKERPLIG
- a CDS encoding potassium channel family protein, which produces MFSSRPADAIAAVDSVAVIGLGRFGGALALELEDAGTEVLGIDDDEDVVQSYNGRLTHVVRADTTKEEALRQLSLPDFDRVVVGIGSDLEASILTTSILLRFERPTIWAKAVSEPHAQILSQLGVERVIRPEQDMGRRVAHLVRGTMLDYVEFEDNFAMVKTRPPREYWDRELGTTGIRARHGVTVVAVKRRGGTWDYTTAATTLYDDDEIIVAGPTDKAEHFSSLV
- the nhaA gene encoding Na+/H+ antiporter NhaA, coding for MTSHHAPSGPPGTPHGATVFGRSSYPEHLRISGILRKETVGGGLLLLATVLALVLANTAAADTYFAVRDFRFGYEPWHLELSVGAWAADGLLAIFFFLAGLELKREFVAGDLRKFDRAIVPVAAAIGGVVVPALVYVAITLSAGPEALRGWAIPTATDIAFAVAVLAVVGSSLPSSLRIFLLTLAVVDDLLAISIIAFFYSEDISVPPLLIAILPLAAYAFLAQRFPTFFQRRTWAPWLILLPLGFVVWALVHESGVHATVAGVLLGFAIPVLPRGVKASDLDDPAQPVDTEPADGPGKAHDVQPDGLADTLEHRIRPLSAGFAVPVFAFFSAGVAIGGLEGLVSAITDPIAVGIMVALVIGKPVGILLATLAVTKTTRASLDPDLSWVDIVGVALLAGVGFTVSLLISELGFGQGTPEDDHAKVAILAGSLIAALAAAVLLRRRNKRYREIAEQETIDADNDGVPDVFEQR
- a CDS encoding Ku protein, which encodes MRAIWKGAVAFGLVNVPVKVYSATEDHDISLHQVHDKDGGRIRYQRRCEVCGEVVDFKHIDKAFDDGEHTVVLTDEDLSALPVERSREIEVVEFVPSDQIDPIMLDRAYFLEPDSTSTKAYVLLRRTLEETDRTAIVQFSLRQKSRLAALRVRGDVLMLQTLLWDDEVREASFPSLEEKVRISAKEKEMSAALVDSFSTDFDPENFTDEYQVQLRTLIDAKIEKGDTLDTEETFGGTRDEDDGDNVLDLMEALRRSVEKNREKKKAGSAKESGSSRKKGA